The proteins below come from a single Gemmatimonadales bacterium genomic window:
- a CDS encoding OPT/YSL family transporter, whose protein sequence is MSEVFKPYVPNEQSMPELTLRAVLFGALFGIIFGAVTVYLALRAGLTVSASIPIAVVAISLLKRYGSTILENNIVQTAGSAGESIAAGVAFTLPALIFLGFNLDVSRVFIVALCGGILGVLFMIPLRRTLIVKEHGNLLYPEGAACADVLVAGERGGRFAGRVFMGFGVGAVYKFLHEGLHLWRAQ, encoded by the coding sequence ATGTCGGAAGTCTTCAAGCCCTACGTGCCGAACGAGCAGTCCATGCCGGAGTTGACGCTCCGGGCGGTGCTGTTCGGAGCCCTGTTCGGGATCATCTTCGGGGCCGTCACGGTCTATCTGGCGCTGCGCGCTGGGCTCACGGTGAGTGCGTCCATCCCGATCGCCGTCGTGGCCATCTCGCTCCTCAAGCGCTACGGCTCGACCATCCTCGAGAACAACATCGTGCAGACCGCGGGCTCGGCGGGAGAGAGCATCGCAGCGGGCGTCGCCTTCACGCTGCCGGCCCTGATTTTCCTCGGTTTCAACCTCGACGTGAGCCGGGTCTTCATCGTCGCGCTGTGCGGCGGCATCCTCGGCGTGCTGTTCATGATCCCGCTCCGTCGGACGCTGATCGTGAAGGAACACGGAAACCTGCTCTACCCCGAGGGCGCGGCCTGCGCCGACGTGCTGGTGGCGGGCGAGCGTGGCGGCCGCTTCGCCGGACGCGTCTTCATGGGCTTCGGCGTGGGGGCCGTCTACAAGTTCCTGCACGAAGGGCTCCATCTCTGGCGGGCTCAG